The Sabethes cyaneus chromosome 1, idSabCyanKW18_F2, whole genome shotgun sequence DNA segment acccacgaccactcgcttgtcaaagcagactcggtaaccttgcggctacggagccccccttcgTCAATGCCAAAAAATCTTCAATAGGACACCACGCGAACTGTTGCTTTTCAAGATGGCGCTTTTCCAGTggcagtaaaatcaaaattctcGCTTATCTGTGTTTACCTACCTAAAAATCACTAATCACTGATCACTAATTCAatgtgtcaaacgttatattgcgattagtgATAAACACAAATAAAACTGAGATCCATGAGAGAGTACTGTTGCTacgctgagtaaatttattgtcgcgcacgATTGGGCTGTttccaatatgtacaatatgcgttacaaagtaacaacatctgttgtattcaacagggaaacattgattgttgcaagcatactctcacgcatagCGCATgctgaaacactagcgccaacttctgttcttttttattagaaactagaggcggtgtcctattgttTGAATTTGCAGTCAATTAGGAGTACTCATGTCCTTCGGAACTAATGTTACAACCTTAGAGTTATACCATTTTACCGTTGATTTCTCGTAATCGCAAAACGTTAAGTCGGATTAGAATACAACAAGATCCTTGTGGTTACGAACCATGAATAGAAGTCTTTTTGTAAACACCCCTTGACGTAGGGTACCGTTGCTACgtttttccaaataaaaattttgctgCTATATACGAATACTgtaacgaatgtagcactcataggatTATAATGTGATAATgtgttttaactattttcataaaaatgcatgtcatttgctaatttttattcatcAAACATCAACCACTGTTTCTCCACTAGCATGTAATTAGGCCAAAAAAATATGAGCAATCGCTTACGTGTATTCACTCACGATGATAGTTTGGAAAACCCACACTTATGTTCATGTTTACTCATTCTAGAAATTAAACAACTTTTAAAacagtatcacagaacaattcttcttctttttatcagcgaagaacacaaaaattcccctctgatatgaaaatataaatcaatttccaTTCATTAGCTGCAAATTTATCTTGCTGTTGAATCTAGCCAAAAAAACTGAGCTCTtcatttggtcggtgttaaatcagaccgaaccaagtcgcataatttaaaaaaatgcattaatgacagcaaacgatcaaggatTAAGCTAGTTAAGCTACATttcactctaatcagattacataaatatgGCAAACAGACAGagatatgagatgatttcgcaCGATTAATAGTTATAAACCATAGAGAGCAGCAAACTTGGAACGCgctttttctcgaaatcagatttttgtcacttggttcggtctgacttaacaccgaccatttaaACTACTACAAATGTGCGAGACAGAGGCGTTTTTCAAGTGCTGACTACATACCGGCAATGCAATgtatcattgaagatagctagtttttaaGTGACACCATTTGCACTAACGCCggaagcaagctgttgtcattgcaaaactagttatcttcaattcTCGATTATATTGCCGGTATGTAGGCAGCACTTGAAAAACACCGACACGCCTTTTTGTCTGCTGTTCAAGTACAGCAATCCTGTATGCTCATCGCAATTTCTCAGGCTTCTTCAAATAAATTTAGCTGATTTTTGGCAGGCGATAAGCTTCAACAATATGCCAAAAGTAAACTTCATTGTTAATTGCGCAACTAAAAAAAATTACGGTGGCCGCACGCGCAGTACCACCTATTgagttattcgggggattgctTTATAACTGTTACGGTTAGCATCATATAGGCGCGTTCGGCCTGCTGGAAATTTTAGACACCACGGTAGTGTCGTATGCCGAAATAAGCCGCAGTAACCTCATCTTTTCTCGTGAGCTTAACTCAAAGTTAAAAGCATTTTATTAATACCAAAATGCACTTAGATATTTAGTAAAATGTTATCGAGTTAGTTGGTATGAAAATTTTGTCTCGCATGAATATAATTTCAATGAAATTTTTCAATATCGTTCAAGCAACCGCTTAATaggccgaaaatacccacacGTCAAGGTAAAAAGGACGATTTTTTGATacaatccaatatggcgaccaaatctaagatggctaccaaaaaaatttttactgcttttaaaagccctgttcttcatCTTTACAGAGCTACACCATTTGAAAGCTGCTTCATTGCaattatgagaaaaattatATTATACAGATATCGAGGTTTgataaaaatttaacttttttggaACCGtggggccccttggcgaacgaggggacTACTGTTTCGATGtaataaaaatgtaattctcatttttctaCCATTTTCGATCGGTCACGTACAAAAGTTCCCAATTTGAAGACCTTGCTCCGTTtgaacgagaattactcaagtcTGGTTTCGAAAAACTTTCGAGTGTGTGATGTTTTAAGccactcggaataaacgaaagatttaTCTTTTGTAGCATCAAGCGATACCAGGaaaccggttcttggaaaatactccccaaGCCTGGCCGTAAACGCCCTGTAAGGACACCGGAACTAGATCAGTCTGGACGTAAGATGGTCAAGGAACCGGGAATTCCGCAGGCAAccttgaagaatattttgaaagatgatctttgATTGGtttcatacaaaaaacaacgggtgcacggtttgactgaaaagcaaaaggttgaaaagtcgaaagatTTCGGCAGCTGCTAAAGCTGGTTGTGAAATTCTGTCttcggacgaaaaaatattCCTGCTGCTGAATCACCACAACCAATAAAAGAACAATTTGCTTCTCATcatcaaaaaacactacaagaatatACCATACTGCTTTAAATAacattctgcaccgtctcaccaggcaaaAGCtgcacaggcttggtgtgagaacaattttccggatttcttCCGGATATTTCTTGgaaagagtggcctgcctcttcGTCTGTTTGAATCCTCTCGATTTCTATGCATGGgattacatgctaggcaaagtAGGGAGCAccaatgcacaatgggcaaaaacgagctcgtaatcccaagaattagaagccgctggtttcgAAGCTTACTTCCTATGTAAAACATGCAGGAAATCGactggtgatggtttcatcctgcgcaaacTTCGGGAAGTGTTCCATTTTGCCCTGTTATCCCCAAAATtcgtgataaaagctaattaagcAGTATAAAAACTTGTTTGCCAACAGTGAAATGGACTCAACTAGCTTCCAAACGTTGTCAAAACAACAGAAGAAACAAAtccggaaacaaaaaaaaaaaaaacaaatcatgTAGCGATCAGTCCCTAGCGGTGGAGGCTCTCCCGAAATCGATTTTTAAGCCATTCAGCTTCTGGGTATATCCGGCCATTGCACTGTGGTCCAAAATCGTAAAAAAGTGGTCATAAGCTATTGGGTAAAAAATGGGCAATTTTTGAACTGTTTGGAGAAgtttaatgcaaaaatataactcattctgttacactattagggtggccgtgaatccacctattaGAGTGATACAAACTTCAGTTTTCCCAAATAGGTTAAAAAATTTCAGTATGTTAAAAGATACATTTTCTGAgaagactgtttttcactaAGATGGCAGATAGCATATTTAATATGTtatgaaattttaatttaaatgtgTCCATTACCAGGGGACACAACTGTGTTAATAGGCTCGTCCCAGTCTTTCCAGAGCGAAACATACAtatgaaatataaaattttgtgaaaaacttttccCGACTGATACTTTTCctagattgctgagaaaatattcttgcatatttttaaagaaaaattttatttatttgcacgagaaaatcaaaaaaattctCTAGAAGTTTTCTGGAAAACAAAGGAAAGCTCGACTTTTTGAAATATGGTTTTCATTAATAAATCcaaaaaactttccatatgcaaaattttatgcTATTCCTAAGCCGTTCGGCACGTTacgtacgataatttttggaaaatgcCCAATTACAATGAAAGACATCGTTAATTTTGTCGATTATGAAGCTTTCTTGTCCGCAATAGACAACTTCCTAAGAAGAGTATCGTCCCATCGACCCTATCTTGGCCCTCCAGTTCTCATCTCTGAGTGGGACTCGATATGACTCTGACATTGGTCTGTGCCGGCAGTATCACAGTGATTTGAGTTTATTTGCGTCGTCTCCATTTGGAATTAGTAGTTGCAACCTTTACAGCTTTGTGCAAAGTGACCGAAATCTCGGAGCTTGAAGCATACTTCCGCTTGATAAGAGATACTCAGCGAGCCGGTCGATCTAGCACGGTCTTTAGTGAGTTGTTGACTGCATCAGTTGGATATTTATTTGAACCTTTTTGCGTTACAAAAGTCCCCCTTTTAATGCGGTTTAAAGGCAGACCAGATTTCTTCCTCCGAAGTAACCTTCTAAAAATCCTTGCTTTGCAAGGCTCTCACTTCCACTTTGTCGCGCGTGGCTTTCTCAATTCCCACTTTATTCAATGGCACACAGGACCTCTCCTTACGAGTCGCCAGGGTAGCTTTTATAGCTTTTATAgaaaaagttgttcagtatATATGGTTCCAACTcatgatcctgaccgtatagaaagttagtgtcttcgacaaagtttgtcgtcaggatcacgagttggAACCATATAAGTCAATTCCCACATGTTATGTAGACTTCAATAAAGACGTTCGACCGCTTTAATGGAATCACTAGAGACCGTtgttattggaaacgttcttattcgaaaccaccttattcgggggactgctgcaGTCGTTTTTCATTGTATAATGATTGTTTTTGTAAGCAGGGAGGTCACGCTAGGTTTGACACGATCGTAGAATGTAAAATCTAAGTTAAtaacacaaacaaacaaatatctGCAAACGTGACACTCCGAACTAATTTGTAATACCTATATTTTGGACTATTTTCAGATACTGTTAATGGCGTTGCTGGCGTCGCCAACACTGTCACACAAAGCGGAAAAACGTCGAGCGTTCTATCGAAGAACGACGACAACTACGCCGGCGCCCGTCCAGGAAGAAGTTGAAAGTTCGGAAATCAAGCATGCCGAAAATGGCGAGGGTCTGTACACAGTGGGCGATTCATTTTCGATCGGTGCTTCGAACGGGGATAACGTTGGCAAGGGAAGTTCTTTCAAGCCAATTACCAGCAGCGGCGATAAACTAACGGTATTGTAGCGTACTAATTTACAGCCTAAGCTTGAGAATAATCGTAACAACTTTTTCGTTGCAGTCGTATTCGGAGTACAACTTTGGCGGTACTAAACTTTCCGACTCTCTAGACTCTGATTCGGATGAAGACTACGGACTTTACAGGAATCACAAACCACAGCTACCGATCACGCAATCCAGCAACTACAAACCAAGTGGATCCTTTGACTTTTTAAACAATGACTATTCCAAAACTTCCCCGGACATCAAACCAAAAACCTCCATCACCAGCAAATTCTCCATTTCCCATCCAACTCCCACGAAATCTTCTTACTCGGGTAGGTTAGACCACTTGGACGATTCGTCGGAGTATGACCTGTACTCAAATCTAAAGATCGGCAAAAACCACAAATCCGCGCTTCAAAGCTATACGGGAGGGAAAAGTTCACCATTTTCGACCTTTTCAGGTTCATCTTTAGGTTTTGACGGAAAGGTAAAAAAATTGCCTTCTAGCTACGATGACTTTGGACTATCCTCGCATACCGCaaagaacaagaagaacaaaCTTTCTCTAGATGACGATACGTTCGGAGGGACCGGAGGTGGCTCGTTCGGCAGTAGTTTCGGTGTCGGTAAGGTTGAACATTTCTTCTCCGGTGGTGGCAAAAAGAAGAACCCGTACGGGTTCGGAGAGCCACCACTGGTGaaatctgctatatcgacactgaaaaattttggtgaaggacTTTTAGGTAAACCAGAGAAACCATCTTCCTCCCTTTATGACATTGATAGTGGCGAGAGTGGTTTTGGAAGTACAAAATTCAAACCGTTCAAGGGCAGCAGTTTGACGAACAACTACCATCTAGACAGTAGCGACGAATCGGACGAAACGTTCGCCAAGCAAAAGTTTCCAAAACTACACTCATCCTACGGATCCATACCGCAGAAACCCATCACCGAGTACGAGAGCGACTTCGATGTGAAAAACATCAAGCTGCCCGGCGCTCAGAACAAATTCCGACCTCACACGCATACTAAATCGAACCCACACAAATCCAAACTACACGCTTCAGACATTGACAACCCTAACCCGCTTGAGTTCCGACCTAACTTTAAGTTGCAAGATGTACCGAATCTGTATCCTGACGAACACATAGGTGCCAGTATCGCAGCCAAAGGCCAGATCGAAAACTTCCTCAATGCCGAGCATGCATACAAAACTACTACCCATTTCTTGGACGGCCATCCGGGCAAAAAGCCAACCTACCAACAGTTCCTGAAGAGCCAAGAAGACGAAAAGTTAGAAAAGGAAGCACTCAGAGCGCAGATCGAATATCTGAAGGCACACGCATCGAAGCGTCCGGCGGAGATCCGGCAGCGTCCACAGGGTCCACCCGGGCCGCCATTCCCGCAACATCCGGTTGGACCGCAGCACTCGCACGGAGGCCGAGGACGACCGGTTCGTCGCATTCCCGGTGCCCATTTGCCACTGGGCGTCAAAGCTCCCCATCCACCGCCAAGGATTCCACACTTCAACGACAGGCCGTTCAGTATAAGCTTCAAGCTTTGAAGCTTTGAACTCCGTCATCGTTAGTCAGCCGGACTAGATCCATAGTGCAATTTGCCTTGTGTTTTATAGTGTAGTGTATTGTTAGTACTGGAAAATATTAGgattagtttatttatttaacctAGTTTTTAGgagtaaaaaaatgttttgctgTGGACAGTAAACTTCCAAAATCGAAATTTGAAATGTTGACAGTGTTTTGATTCTGGGTTAAGAAAGAAAACTGACCATCGTGGGAGGGGTTAATATCGTCGtcgtttcaagcagtcgtctccaatgaactcgatcttgggtcgatcatcgccaatttcccaggggGCTAAGAAGTTGCAAGGCGCTTTAAATCTGGCTGAACCGTCTTGGACGGCGGGCACTTCTATTTCTGTTGACGGCGGGGATTGTGGAAaagaaccgttttcgtcgcactccTATCTGGCATCTACCAATTTTCGACAGATGTACGataagaatctctccaagcagtgtctgtggctcgtgattcatacatcaTCCTATGCTTTCCGTTTGtaatccgccaaatatcgtccgcagcaccgctcgaacacggcaagggcaggTATGTCATCCGCGCATAGCGTCATAGCTTCAAGTTTATATAAAAACTATCGgtttaataagggttttgtagaCTGCCAGCTTTGTACTGCAGtacatgcttcttgatcgaagtgttttgcaaagggcaAAGCAGGtccgatttcctgcttgaatgcaccgctgaatctccttactagtgttgttgtccgcagtcACCAGCAATCTCAAATACACGAGATCATTTAGGTACCATTTTTCTAGTTCGTCAgaatcaacagttaccgtccgtgcATTGGTGCGCATTTGTCTCCTTTGAGTCTCGTTCTTtcgtgtatttggtcttcgaagcATTTTTTATAGCCCAATCCGCCTAAACTCGGCTTTTATTCTGGCGTAGATTTCTTCCGCTGTCGTAAAGTTCCTGGCTGGCTATGACGTCAAAGTcctctgcaaagcctaggagttggttacctttggtgaaaatcaaaggtttcgtttcgatgcccgctcgccgcaagagcaatattgaatagcatGTAGAATAAGCTTTTACCTTGTCGTGGCGAGGGGCGCCTTGAAGGGATTCGAGAGTGTCCTTGAGATGCACATGAAACACATCAATCGACCCATAggagctctgatcagtcgcctTACTTCGTCCGGAAACcgcgttcgtgcattatctaccacagctggtctcgatggaatgtatcgtatgctgcttcgaAATCTCTAAAAATGTGATACGTGGGCAACTCCTGACATTTCGGAAAGACCCGTTGGGTACTAAAAATTTGGTACGCAGTGGTGTGAGCTTCCATGAAGCTCGCCTAGTAATTCCCTACAAAAGCTTTCACTGTCGGTGACTGCCCACGTAACAAGaactgggagagtaccttgtaagcgacgtttaccagcgttatgccgtgaTAATTGTATCAGATGTACAGCCGATCTTCATATTTGTGATCTCCAAACCTTGGCTGGTGAACAGCTGGGTTGTGTGCTTtacgcactgggcataaaattaaccctacagtggtccacagcctcttatccagcaactcctatccttaCTTTCTCgtagtaccagccgggatacgagcaacctcggtgaaTATCGGGTGACCAACCCCGGTGGagaccaaggtcgtatgctgaagctgacagggaaggaaggctccttcgagctacgttggccctccagcgatactgtggggttggttgcgggttttgcaaacctgaaccactgaaaaataagaataactgtaataataataataactttaATCGAAACAAtcggaaattaggaacatgaaaATACCCATGTGCCTTCCAAAGAATTAATGAACCgtaagttcgacatcgtagcgctatgcttttttatatttttatgcagGTTTGAGAAAATTTTCCGAATACAACGCCTCCACGGTGCCGACTAGGATTCGCAAGGTGCCAACTTGCGCCTGCTTACTAAAAACTCTCCCGCTCGCTGATTTCTGAACCACTTctggaactaccgttaggttttacttcaggagggaggataTGTATAAGCATTCCATCGTACCCGTTGCTGGTGTAGGTTCAAATAACACACTTCAAAACATACCGCCACCACCCCTCACATAGGACTTGGGCTGCCCAGTCAGCCCTTTATCTGACTCTTGTTGAGCTATGCCAGGCCCTgtcgttctagccgttgcaactccgtcatCGCATCCGTAACCGCCCTATTGACGGTGCCTCGGCTACCGTACAAACGGGACAAAATGGCGTCTCTACCTGCCCACGCGTATGTAGAACCTTCTTAAAGCATCCGTCACCTGATAAAAATTGAGTGAgataaaagtttacctcaccgtGTCTTCTACCGAGCCAGCACGAGATGTTCTGGATCGGCCTATGGGTCCAACTGCTGTGTTCAGCGTGGTTCCATTCCGCCTACCACCACCTAATAGAGTCCCGCCTAAGACTGTCAcgagcgcccctgacgttcctttgcctatggcactcgatgtcttcacctagaagtatgcatagGCCATATGTCATCAATTTGAACAgtttgttcagacatgcctggtTGCGCTTATTACCCAAGGCCGGAGTCCAGGCCGGTGCACCATACCTCAGCatcgacatggcaacgctggtcaTCTGGTTCTCCTATTACTGCTAGGTCTACAGCCGTTAGGCATAATCCTGGactcagcctgttgtctgccataacacccaggtaggtacttcacactacgtttggagacaatcacttgTCCCAAAACGATAATTTTGACCTCTAGGGCCGCCTTACGGTTACTGATCATCATTGTCTCCGTCTTATGGTgtgccaatcgtagattgacacCAGCCATCCAGTCCTCTATTATGCCTAAgtcgtctgatgccagcatttccacctcttcaagaaactcgcctaccactgttagGATGATATCGTCGGCGAAGCCtgtgatctcgaccccagtgggcAGCTCGAGCCGCAACAACCCATCATACATAGCATTCCAGAGCGTAGGACAGAGAATCGAGCCCTGTGAAACACCCGCTGTCATTTTGTACTTCTTCACTCCAtcagccgtgtcgtacactagcatccggttctcgaagtagctTTTAAGCAACTTGCATAGGCGGTCCTAGCCGCGACCCAGTCGATCGTAACTGtgacacaatacctgtcgccccGCCTCTTCTGTCTCGTAGGTTTCTCGGGCCTCTCTATGATGGATTTGATGGCATCGAAAGTGGACTTTCTCTTACAGAAATCAAACTGCGTCCTTGTCAGCCCGGTATCACGTTTCAGGCGTATCACAGGCCTCACAACAcatcagcctgtttaggattatcCGCTCTAGTAACTTGCATAATTGACACGTTAGGCAGGCAGATTGGCCTACACGATTAGAGATCACTTGATGTTTTCCTTATACGTGACCGGAGTATATGACCCGATTGACCGTAAGGGGTCTGAGGCCACCacactggatcgtgttgcggaaagaacCCTCTCACGTAGTCATCCAGTTTATGTGGGCAGGTTTTCTGCGGAGTAGGTTCACtcgtcatctttttcatcaccacctggtaaGTACCACCTCAGGGGCTCGAATCCGCATCACGGCATAGttcctgaaaacaggatttcttgctacgcctaacctccttatTGAGCGCCAACCTGATCGCTCTAAGCTCAACTCCATGCGCTTCGGCATCCGCGTCGGTTCGAGCCCTCTGCATCCGCCTTCTCGCTCTGCGGCATCTGGAATGGAGGAGACCGATGGTCTCGCttcaccagtataccgagcgactaCCGATCGCTGGCTGCCCTGTCCTAGGCATGGTTATATTAGATGCAAGTATTAGGACATTGGTTAGCTCATGGgtactcaggttcgagcggttgctctctgcactgagtgcttcatcgaacaggtctttatcgaaggcccagactttccacctcctcccggtcgacttcaacccgcgtgCCCGTGgcatccgtcgttcaatcgtgtacggtatagcttggtggtcgctatgcgtgtactcatcggaCACCCTCCAATCCATGTAGGCTAGCAACGTAGAGGTGCAGAGGGTGATCGATGATCGATGATCTATTATTGTACCCTCATGCACGTTTGCCAGACTTACGTCCTGCGTGGACAAAGCTTCTAGTAAACTTTGCACCCTAGACCCCACTCGTCTGCCCAAACATTGAAGTCGCCTCCAATGACAACCAGCTTATGGCCCGTGATCTCTTCGGTAAGTAtatctagcatccggtcaaactgcttcGGTGCCTAGGTGGTCAGGCGGttagtggtgcccaggcatatgCATGGTGCGGACCAAATCAGATCGTCCATGAATGctgcgggccgcaataatctctggtcatttctgtgcataacaaaatgtaaaacatGCGACAATAAAAACCCTTTTCTAGGAGTCACCagtcaccacaagatttaaaccagaaaaaaatTCAGTTTGACAACAAGCACTGAGAGACTCCTAAGTCAtcaaaaattttctcataagtccaccatctttcaaatcagctCGCGGGCCGCAAGAATTATTTCAAAGGGTCACATGCGGCTCGTCTCTGTACGTCTGTGTTTTGGCACATATTTAAAAAGCCAGGAGTAACCGTTTCCAGGGTCTTTGTTTAGTAAAATGGAGGAGCACCTCTTGTAAATCTCTAACCTTGTTTCCTTTGTCTGCCTTTACGTAGTATACTGGTTTTTCTTTCAGTTCGTTTAACGATGCGGACTTCAAGGTTCCTCTTTCCTGGGTTCCAGGGAAATAATCACGGCAAACGGATCACCCACAGAAAAGATTGCCAAATGGTTGGTAACCGAGTTCCAAAGAATTCCAATAAAATTCCCGAGCCGTTCTGTCAGCAGCACACGAGAATTCGTCGGGCGCCTAAAAACATCGGAAGAACTAGCAGAAGACGACATAATGGTCTCTTTCGATGTTACGGCCTTATTCCCAAGCGTCCCCGTGGAAGAATCGTTAAGCCTCTTAGAAGACTGGCTATTGGAACAACATGAGGACAACGCATGGAGAAGAAAGGGTGGGAGGTTATTTAAAACTGACACGTTTGTGTATTGAGGAGAACTACTTCACATTCAGAAACAACTATTACAAACAGTTGAAAGGTGCACCGATGGACAATCCATTATCACCGTTTCTGTGTGAGCTGTTCATGGCTAACAATGAAAGCAAGCTGGAACAAAACCTGGTACTCCCAAAAAGATGGTGGCGATACGTCGACGACGTTTTCAGCATAATCAAAAAGGGAGAACTGGAAACCATTCTAGCAGCCATAAATGGCACACACAGGAACATACACTTCACATATGAAATAGAAAAGGACGGAAAACTTCCTTTCTTGGATATCGTTGTAATCAGACAAATTGAAATCacagaaacagaaattgaaattgaaatttacaggAAACCAACGAACACCAAAcaagtttttttgtgtgtgtgtgtgtgtgtgtgtggatattatcactacgaccagcattttgatctatttgtCGTGACCGAACTTAACTTCACGTCTATCATTCTCGACTATAACCAATTGAATGAACTATGAACACCAAATCAATCCCTCTCTCGTTCTATACATTTGTATCAACCAAATTTTCCCGCGTCTCTTTCTTTCCATATCTTTTCTTCCTATATAACCGAAAGACATAGCACTTCTCCGGGCTATTTGCTAGTCATCCTTTTCGTGTGCTTGTTCGCCACTCGAGTCAAGCAGAGCAAGCAAACGATGTTTGTTGCGTTGTGAGCAACACGTTAATGCACGCTAAAATGGTTTCTTATAAAAGatagaatttttagcaaatttaATATTTGCATTCCGTTTACTCAATGAGATATTACTGATCATTTGCTATAGTCCCTAcactattgtgatcttatccaggtgttgttccgcacttcgttgttattgcagtatcgctatagagtgagcgaactgcttattatc contains these protein-coding regions:
- the LOC128746196 gene encoding uncharacterized protein LOC128746196, whose amino-acid sequence is LDYFQILLMALLASPTLSHKAEKRRAFYRRTTTTTPAPVQEEVESSEIKHAENGEGLYTVGDSFSIGASNGDNVGKGSSFKPITSSGDKLTSYSEYNFGGTKLSDSLDSDSDEDYGLYRNHKPQLPITQSSNYKPSGSFDFLNNDYSKTSPDIKPKTSITSKFSISHPTPTKSSYSGRLDHLDDSSEYDLYSNLKIGKNHKSALQSYTGGKSSPFSTFSGSSLGFDGKVKKLPSSYDDFGLSSHTAKNKKNKLSLDDDTFGGTGGGSFGSSFGVGKVEHFFSGGGKKKNPYGFGEPPLVKSAISTLKNFGEGLLGKPEKPSSSLYDIDSGESGFGSTKFKPFKGSSLTNNYHLDSSDESDETFAKQKFPKLHSSYGSIPQKPITEYESDFDVKNIKLPGAQNKFRPHTHTKSNPHKSKLHASDIDNPNPLEFRPNFKLQDVPNLYPDEHIGASIAAKGQIENFLNAEHAYKTTTHFLDGHPGKKPTYQQFLKSQEDEKLEKEALRAQIEYLKAHASKRPAEIRQRPQGPPGPPFPQHPVGPQHSHGGRGRPVRRIPGAHLPLGVKAPHPPPRIPHFNDRPFSISFKL